One Clostridium estertheticum DNA segment encodes these proteins:
- a CDS encoding DUF503 domain-containing protein — MIIGTGKIYLYANWVHSLKEKRMILRSTIAKVKNKFNVSIAEVENQDLHQSIVIGIACVSNDSRHANSIIQNVLDFIEDNTEAIVEKVEMEIL; from the coding sequence ATGATTATAGGTACAGGTAAAATATATTTATATGCAAATTGGGTTCATTCATTAAAAGAGAAAAGAATGATACTAAGAAGCACCATAGCCAAGGTGAAAAACAAGTTTAATGTTTCTATAGCTGAGGTTGAGAATCAAGATTTACACCAATCTATTGTTATTGGGATTGCCTGTGTTAGTAATGATTCGAGACATGCTAATAGTATTATACAAAATGTACTGGACTTTATAGAGGATAATACAGAAGCTATTGTGGAAAAAGTGGAGATGGAAATTTTATAA
- a CDS encoding pyrimidine-nucleoside phosphorylase, translating to MRMYDLIMKKRDGNELTTEEINFFVGGYTDGTIPDYQVSALLMAIYFQKMNKRETADLTMAMVNSGETIDLSAIKGVKVDKHSTGGVGDTTTLILGPIVAAAGVPVAKMSGRGLGHTGGTIDKLESFEGFSTAMSIEKFMQNVNEVKIAIGGQTADLAPADKKLYALRDVTATVDNMSLIAGSIMSKKIASGADAIVLDVKTGSGAFMKNEDDAFELAREMVDIGNNVGRNTIGVITDMDQPLGYAIGNALEVKEAIDTLKGEGPEDLTQLCLTLGAHMLVLGEKAKDEQVAREILVDIIKSGKGLQKLRQLVVAQGGNPAYVDDSSMFPLPSIVELIISSCEGYVKAIKADDIGRAALVLGAGRETKESIIDLSVGIVLNKKIGDFVKKGEAIATIYANDAVKQKLSTKMILDAYEIVQEKIIAKQLIKGIVTKDGITRY from the coding sequence ATGCGAATGTATGATTTAATAATGAAAAAAAGAGATGGTAACGAACTTACTACAGAAGAAATTAATTTTTTTGTAGGTGGATATACAGATGGAACTATACCAGATTATCAAGTTTCAGCACTACTTATGGCTATCTACTTTCAAAAGATGAATAAGAGAGAAACAGCAGATTTAACAATGGCTATGGTTAATAGTGGTGAAACCATTGATTTATCTGCTATTAAAGGTGTAAAGGTTGATAAACATAGTACTGGAGGTGTAGGTGATACAACTACATTAATACTTGGACCTATTGTTGCAGCCGCAGGAGTACCAGTTGCTAAAATGTCAGGAAGAGGGCTTGGACATACTGGTGGCACTATTGATAAGCTAGAATCCTTTGAGGGCTTTTCAACTGCTATGTCAATTGAAAAGTTTATGCAAAATGTAAATGAAGTTAAAATTGCTATAGGCGGTCAAACTGCTGATTTAGCGCCAGCAGACAAAAAGCTATATGCACTTCGTGATGTTACTGCAACTGTTGACAATATGTCTTTAATTGCAGGAAGCATAATGAGTAAAAAAATAGCTTCAGGGGCAGATGCCATAGTACTTGATGTAAAAACAGGCAGCGGTGCATTTATGAAAAATGAGGATGATGCGTTTGAACTTGCCAGAGAAATGGTTGATATAGGAAATAATGTGGGTAGAAACACTATTGGCGTAATAACTGATATGGATCAACCACTAGGATATGCAATTGGTAATGCACTAGAAGTAAAAGAAGCTATAGATACATTAAAAGGTGAAGGCCCTGAAGATCTTACACAACTTTGCTTAACCCTAGGAGCACATATGCTTGTACTAGGAGAAAAAGCAAAGGATGAGCAGGTCGCAAGAGAAATACTTGTGGATATTATAAAATCAGGAAAAGGCCTACAAAAATTAAGACAACTTGTGGTAGCACAAGGTGGAAATCCAGCTTATGTGGATGATTCATCCATGTTCCCATTACCATCTATTGTAGAGCTAATTATATCAAGTTGCGAGGGCTATGTAAAAGCAATAAAAGCTGATGACATAGGAAGAGCAGCCTTAGTTTTAGGTGCTGGCCGTGAAACTAAAGAAAGTATAATAGATTTATCAGTTGGTATTGTTCTTAATAAAAAAATTGGAGATTTTGTAAAGAAAGGCGAAGCTATTGCAACTATTTATGCCAATGATGCTGTAAAACAAAAATTATCTACAAAAATGATATTAGATGCATATGAAATAGTACAAGAAAAAATAATAGCTAAACAATTAATCAAAGGTATTGTTACAAAAGATGGGATAACAAGATATTAA
- a CDS encoding LacI family DNA-binding transcriptional regulator produces MAVTISDIAVKVGVSHATVSRVLNNSGYVKDETREKVLKVIKDLNYTPSAIARSLSTSRTNTIGVIIPDINNLFFGEIIKGITEIADENNLNIILCNTDENKDKELKAINVLKEQRIQGLIITPTFYRNSDNSENLNALKNLGIPIILIDGHVEYLEFSGVFIDHIKGAYDGTVALIEAGHTKIAIITGDMKSRPAKERLLGYEKALEANNIPVDKEYIFYGDYTQQTAYEITKKILKMDNRPTATFVSNNTMILGCIKALYEQKMNIPRDMAIIGFDKVDVLNIIGMNISFVNGPSTELGRIGMKMLLENLKSKELKSIKRQTILPELILKGSEKYIEKNENKI; encoded by the coding sequence ATGGCAGTTACAATAAGTGATATTGCGGTAAAGGTTGGAGTATCCCATGCAACTGTATCAAGAGTTTTAAACAATTCAGGTTATGTAAAAGATGAAACAAGAGAAAAAGTTTTAAAAGTAATAAAAGATTTAAATTATACGCCTAGTGCTATAGCTAGAAGCCTATCCACAAGTAGAACTAATACTATTGGCGTTATAATCCCTGATATAAACAATCTATTTTTTGGTGAGATAATTAAAGGTATTACTGAAATTGCTGATGAGAATAACTTAAATATAATTCTTTGCAACACTGATGAGAATAAAGATAAAGAATTAAAGGCTATTAATGTTCTTAAAGAGCAAAGGATTCAAGGCCTCATTATAACGCCAACCTTCTACAGGAACTCAGACAATAGTGAAAACTTAAATGCACTTAAGAACCTAGGAATCCCAATAATTTTAATAGATGGTCATGTTGAATATCTGGAATTTAGTGGGGTTTTTATAGACCACATAAAGGGTGCTTATGATGGAACGGTTGCTTTAATAGAAGCGGGTCATACCAAAATAGCTATAATTACAGGAGATATGAAATCTAGACCAGCAAAAGAAAGATTGCTAGGATATGAAAAAGCCTTAGAAGCTAATAATATCCCTGTAGATAAGGAATATATCTTTTATGGTGATTATACACAACAGACCGCTTATGAAATTACAAAGAAAATATTGAAAATGGACAATAGGCCTACGGCTACTTTTGTAAGTAACAATACCATGATTTTAGGGTGCATAAAAGCTTTATATGAACAAAAGATGAATATACCGCGCGATATGGCTATTATAGGCTTTGATAAGGTTGATGTTTTAAATATAATAGGTATGAATATCAGTTTTGTCAATGGCCCATCCACAGAACTTGGTAGAATTGGTATGAAAATGTTATTAGAAAATTTGAAGAGCAAAGAGCTCAAATCAATTAAAAGACAAACCATTTTGCCAGAGCTTATTTTAAAAGGATCAGAAAAGTATATAGAAAAAAATGAGAATAAAATATAA
- a CDS encoding HsmA family protein, which produces MLIYAIIFITLALVFYTIGVWSEKLQGTLKPWHLGLFLLGLVCDTTGTLLMESIASSSTQVVSGFNLHGITGVIAIVLMLIHAIWAAVVLIKKDENMIAKFHKFSIVVWIIWLVPFISGAAAHMVK; this is translated from the coding sequence ATGTTAATTTATGCAATTATTTTTATAACTTTAGCTCTTGTATTTTATACAATCGGTGTTTGGAGTGAGAAACTTCAAGGAACACTTAAACCTTGGCATTTAGGTTTATTCCTACTGGGCCTCGTATGTGATACAACTGGAACGCTCCTTATGGAAAGTATAGCAAGCAGTTCAACTCAAGTAGTCTCAGGCTTTAATTTACATGGAATTACTGGTGTTATTGCTATAGTTCTAATGCTCATTCATGCTATATGGGCAGCAGTGGTTCTTATTAAGAAAGATGAAAATATGATAGCCAAATTCCATAAATTCAGTATAGTAGTTTGGATTATATGGTTGGTTCCTTTTATTTCTGGAGCTGCGGCTCACATGGTAAAATAA
- a CDS encoding aldo/keto reductase family oxidoreductase has translation MKKNYIANGEICASEIGLGCMRINSLAKNEASALINTAMEEGINFFDHADIYGKGESEEVFADAIDMKPSTREKIIIQTKCGIRDGYFDFSKQHILNSVEGSLKRLNTDYIDIMLLHRPDTLMDPEEVAEAFSKLHSSGKVKYFGVCNQNPMQIELLNKYLNNKIIINQLQLSITNTGMIDSGLNVNMQIAPSIDRDGSILEYCRLKDITIQAWSPFQYGFFEGVFLDNDKFPELNNKINEIAANKGVTNSAIAIAWILRHPAKIQPLVGTTNVKRLVDICKASRVELTRPEWYEIYRAAGNKLP, from the coding sequence ATGAAAAAAAATTATATTGCCAATGGAGAGATATGCGCATCTGAGATTGGGTTAGGATGTATGAGGATAAATAGTCTTGCAAAGAATGAAGCATCAGCACTTATCAATACTGCAATGGAAGAGGGCATCAATTTTTTTGATCATGCTGACATTTATGGTAAGGGTGAATCTGAGGAGGTTTTTGCAGATGCTATTGATATGAAACCTAGCACTCGAGAAAAAATTATAATTCAAACTAAGTGTGGTATAAGAGATGGATACTTTGATTTTTCTAAACAGCATATTTTAAATTCTGTAGAGGGGAGCCTTAAGCGTTTGAATACGGACTATATAGATATTATGTTACTTCATCGCCCTGATACGCTTATGGATCCAGAAGAGGTTGCGGAAGCATTTTCAAAGCTCCATAGCAGCGGGAAAGTTAAATATTTTGGAGTATGTAATCAAAACCCTATGCAAATTGAACTGCTAAATAAATATTTAAATAACAAAATCATTATAAATCAGCTACAATTAAGTATAACAAATACTGGCATGATTGATTCTGGACTGAATGTAAATATGCAAATTGCTCCCTCCATTGATAGAGATGGAAGTATTCTTGAGTATTGCCGCTTAAAGGACATTACTATACAGGCATGGTCTCCCTTCCAGTACGGTTTTTTTGAAGGAGTATTTTTAGATAACGATAAATTCCCAGAGCTAAACAATAAAATAAACGAAATTGCAGCTAATAAAGGTGTAACCAATTCAGCCATTGCAATTGCGTGGATTCTAAGGCATCCTGCTAAAATTCAGCCATTAGTGGGCACAACGAATGTAAAGCGTTTAGTGGATATTTGCAAGGCTTCGCGAGTTGAACTAACAAGACCGGAATGGTATGAGATATATAGGGCAGCTGGGAACAAGCTTCCATAG
- a CDS encoding TetR/AcrR family transcriptional regulator gives MPKVIENLRETIILEAKKILLTQGFKDLNIREIAKGCTIGTGTFYNYFSTKEDLVAEIFREDWKKVSNLVDELKHTEEPCKEKIRKIYVSIGMFVNSYIPIFYEMAMLNGNDYRCREANRYDVLYIKISELLDIEKSKGTVHSTLSSYKLAELIVSNLMYINKNKFISFDELYDNLKI, from the coding sequence ATGCCCAAAGTTATTGAAAATTTAAGAGAAACTATAATATTAGAAGCTAAAAAAATTCTATTAACTCAAGGCTTTAAGGATTTAAACATAAGAGAAATTGCAAAAGGCTGTACTATTGGCACGGGTACTTTTTACAACTATTTTTCAACTAAAGAAGATCTTGTGGCTGAAATTTTTAGAGAAGATTGGAAGAAAGTATCTAATCTTGTAGATGAACTTAAACATACCGAGGAGCCTTGCAAAGAAAAAATAAGAAAAATATATGTATCTATTGGAATGTTTGTAAATAGCTATATACCAATTTTTTATGAAATGGCCATGCTTAATGGAAATGATTACAGATGTAGAGAAGCTAACAGATACGATGTTCTATATATTAAAATAAGTGAATTGTTAGATATTGAAAAATCTAAAGGTACCGTACACTCCACTCTTTCTTCTTATAAACTTGCAGAACTTATTGTTTCTAACTTAATGTATATTAACAAAAACAAATTTATAAGTTTTGATGAGCTATACGATAATTTGAAAATTTAA
- a CDS encoding AraC family transcriptional regulator gives MICFKPKNENINLELNLDIKLYYCGTGDCENDFSWGPGIKDHYKLHYVHSGRGILTVGDTTYCLAKGDGFLICPNILVSYKPVSEEPWNYSWVAFNGVNAETYLNRANLSVSSPVFKCTNEDHINDCFQAIFDATKCDKSMDLKSLSNFYNLLSILIEETSLVNIDKNSTKHQDTYIKQAIEFIDTNYSRKISIEEIAAYVGINRKYLSHLFSDILNIPPQNYLINFRLQKACDLLTSSSLSINEISNSIGYNDPFLFSKIFKKYKGISPKGYRAESLTDHQCQL, from the coding sequence ATGATATGTTTTAAGCCTAAAAATGAAAACATTAATTTAGAATTAAACCTAGACATAAAACTATACTATTGCGGTACAGGTGACTGTGAGAATGATTTTTCTTGGGGACCTGGCATAAAAGATCACTATAAACTTCATTATGTGCACAGTGGACGCGGAATATTAACAGTAGGAGATACAACCTATTGCCTGGCAAAAGGTGATGGTTTTTTAATATGTCCAAATATACTTGTGTCCTATAAACCTGTTTCAGAAGAACCCTGGAATTATTCTTGGGTGGCCTTTAATGGGGTTAATGCAGAAACCTATTTAAATCGTGCAAATTTAAGTGTTAGTAGCCCCGTATTTAAATGTACTAACGAGGATCATATTAATGATTGCTTTCAAGCTATTTTCGATGCTACTAAATGTGATAAATCTATGGATCTAAAATCCCTTAGCAACTTTTATAATCTACTATCCATTTTAATAGAAGAGACAAGTTTAGTTAATATAGATAAAAATTCCACTAAACATCAAGACACCTATATAAAACAGGCCATTGAATTCATAGACACTAATTATTCAAGAAAAATAAGCATAGAAGAAATTGCAGCTTATGTTGGAATAAATCGAAAATACCTAAGTCACCTTTTTTCAGATATATTGAACATACCGCCACAAAATTACCTTATAAATTTTAGACTTCAAAAGGCCTGTGATTTACTCACAAGCTCCAGCTTATCTATTAATGAGATATCAAATTCCATAGGCTATAATGATCCTTTTCTGTTTTCTAAAATTTTTAAAAAATATAAGGGGATTTCCCCAAAGGGATATAGAGCAGAAAGCCTAACCGATCATCAATGCCAACTATAA
- a CDS encoding response regulator transcription factor yields the protein MNILIVEDEQDIRELLEIHLSKEGYRIFTAEDGVQALDIFQNEDIDIALLDVMIPKIDGFKVLKKIRETSEIPIIFITAREEESDKILGLGLGADDYVIKPFSPIEIIARVNAQLRRYYKYSNKTHKTGTVIGELMLDKESCSIYKNNVELALNPKEYRLLEFILENPGKVYTKKQLYEIVWENPYYGDSNTIMVHISHIREKIEADPKNPKYLKTIRGIGYKMEKNHD from the coding sequence ATGAATATTCTAATTGTAGAAGATGAACAAGATATAAGAGAATTGCTAGAAATTCATTTATCAAAAGAAGGATATAGGATTTTCACAGCAGAAGATGGAGTACAAGCTTTAGATATATTTCAAAATGAAGATATAGATATTGCACTACTTGATGTTATGATCCCAAAAATTGATGGGTTTAAGGTTTTAAAAAAGATTAGAGAAACTAGTGAAATACCGATAATTTTTATAACTGCAAGAGAAGAAGAGTCAGATAAGATTCTTGGGCTTGGACTAGGTGCAGATGATTATGTTATAAAACCTTTTAGTCCTATTGAAATAATTGCACGAGTTAATGCTCAGCTACGACGATATTATAAATATTCTAATAAAACTCATAAAACTGGAACAGTAATTGGAGAATTAATGCTTGATAAGGAAAGTTGTAGTATTTATAAAAACAACGTAGAATTAGCTTTAAATCCAAAGGAATACAGGCTACTTGAGTTTATTTTAGAGAACCCAGGAAAGGTATACACTAAAAAACAGCTATATGAAATAGTTTGGGAAAATCCATATTATGGAGACTCAAATACTATTATGGTGCATATAAGTCATATTAGAGAAAAGATTGAAGCTGATCCTAAAAACCCCAAATATTTAAAAACCATAAGAGGCATTGGATATAAAATGGAGAAGAATCATGATTAA
- the deoC gene encoding deoxyribose-phosphate aldolase has translation MKIEQYIDHTLLKQQASEEDIIKICDEAKEYGFASVCANAYYTSLVSKELKGSNVKTCIVVGFPLGATTKEVKAFEAKQAIENGAQEIDMVVNVGAIKSNKYEVVRDEIKAVVDVSKGRALVKVIIETCLLTDAEKVKVCEIAKEVGANFVKTSTGFSTGGATVHDVKLMRKTVGPDMGVKASGAVRTSEDAKAVIEAGASRIGASSSIAIVKGIKDSNSDY, from the coding sequence ATGAAAATAGAGCAATATATAGACCATACACTATTAAAACAACAAGCAAGTGAGGAAGATATTATAAAAATTTGCGATGAAGCTAAAGAATATGGATTTGCTTCAGTGTGCGCTAACGCATATTATACTTCATTAGTAAGCAAAGAACTAAAAGGAAGTAACGTAAAAACTTGTATCGTTGTAGGATTTCCATTGGGAGCTACTACCAAAGAAGTAAAAGCCTTTGAAGCTAAACAGGCTATTGAAAATGGTGCACAGGAAATAGATATGGTAGTTAATGTTGGCGCTATAAAATCAAATAAATATGAAGTAGTAAGAGATGAAATTAAAGCAGTTGTTGATGTTTCTAAAGGACGCGCCTTAGTTAAAGTTATAATAGAAACCTGCCTTCTAACTGACGCGGAAAAAGTTAAGGTTTGCGAAATAGCTAAAGAAGTAGGAGCAAATTTTGTAAAGACTTCAACTGGGTTCTCAACAGGAGGGGCAACGGTTCATGATGTAAAATTAATGAGAAAAACTGTAGGACCTGACATGGGAGTTAAGGCATCTGGAGCAGTAAGAACCTCTGAAGATGCAAAAGCTGTTATTGAAGCTGGTGCCAGTAGAATAGGAGCTAGTAGTTCTATAGCAATAGTTAAAGGAATTAAAGATTCAAACTCTGATTATTAA
- a CDS encoding FGGY-family carbohydrate kinase, whose protein sequence is MSDKYVLTIDCGTQSIRALIFDKNGTLIHKKRREFEPYFSTFPGFAEQNPEVYWDNLCIVCKELKADCQDIWKKVEAVVVTTMRDTCINLDKEQNVLRPAILWLDQRTADVVDEFSSIENLAFRTIGMKEAISISQKKGKAYWIKQHEPEIWEKTDKYILISAYFHFKLTGKIVDSIANQIAHIPFDYKNKCWPKSNMSYRWTLFGIEREKLPLLVNPGETIGQITKVASELTGIREGTTLVAGASDKGCETLGNGCLDTSSASISFGTTATVQTTSKKYIEPIKFMPSYPSAMQGYYNPEVEIFRGYWMISWFKKEFSMREMKDALLKGISPEVLLNERLDEIPPGSHGLILQPYWGPGLKMPDAKGAIIGFGDVHTRAHIYRAIIEGINYALLEGIEKIEKKTGKKIVEIAVCGGGSQSDTICQITADMLNRKIYRGQTHEISGLGASIIGYVALGVYRSYEEAIKHMFKRTKEFTPNTRNSEIYSKLYNKVYLKIYPSLKNLYKDIKEITGYPKY, encoded by the coding sequence ATGAGTGATAAGTATGTGCTTACCATAGATTGCGGAACACAAAGTATAAGGGCGCTTATCTTTGATAAAAATGGAACATTGATCCATAAGAAAAGAAGAGAATTTGAACCTTATTTTTCGACGTTCCCTGGCTTTGCAGAACAGAATCCAGAGGTATATTGGGATAATTTATGTATAGTATGCAAAGAGCTTAAGGCTGACTGCCAAGATATTTGGAAAAAGGTAGAAGCGGTAGTGGTAACAACCATGCGAGATACATGCATTAACCTAGATAAAGAGCAAAATGTACTAAGGCCCGCTATTCTTTGGCTAGACCAAAGAACAGCAGATGTGGTCGACGAGTTCTCAAGTATTGAAAATTTAGCATTTAGAACTATTGGTATGAAGGAAGCTATTAGCATCTCACAAAAAAAAGGGAAGGCTTATTGGATAAAGCAGCATGAACCAGAAATCTGGGAAAAAACAGATAAATATATTCTTATTTCGGCATATTTTCATTTTAAGCTTACTGGAAAAATTGTAGATTCAATAGCTAATCAAATAGCACATATACCTTTTGATTATAAAAACAAGTGTTGGCCAAAAAGTAATATGAGTTATAGGTGGACACTTTTTGGAATAGAAAGAGAAAAATTGCCACTACTTGTAAATCCAGGCGAAACCATAGGACAAATAACAAAGGTTGCATCGGAGCTTACAGGAATAAGAGAAGGAACTACTCTAGTAGCTGGGGCTTCAGATAAGGGTTGTGAGACTTTAGGAAATGGATGTTTAGACACTAGCTCTGCAAGTATAAGTTTTGGGACTACTGCCACAGTGCAAACTACATCAAAGAAATATATCGAACCTATAAAGTTTATGCCTTCCTACCCATCTGCTATGCAGGGATATTATAATCCCGAGGTAGAAATATTCAGAGGATATTGGATGATAAGTTGGTTTAAAAAAGAATTTTCTATGAGAGAGATGAAGGATGCTCTTCTCAAGGGGATATCACCAGAGGTCCTTTTAAATGAGAGATTAGATGAAATACCACCAGGTTCTCATGGACTTATTCTCCAGCCTTATTGGGGTCCAGGACTAAAAATGCCAGATGCAAAAGGTGCAATAATTGGTTTTGGGGATGTACATACTAGAGCACATATTTACAGAGCAATTATAGAGGGCATTAACTATGCGCTGCTTGAGGGAATTGAAAAAATAGAGAAAAAAACAGGGAAAAAAATAGTGGAGATTGCAGTTTGTGGAGGCGGTTCACAAAGTGATACTATTTGCCAAATAACTGCGGACATGTTAAATAGAAAAATATATAGGGGGCAAACCCATGAAATATCAGGACTTGGAGCTTCGATTATAGGCTATGTAGCCTTGGGAGTATATAGATCTTATGAAGAGGCTATAAAACATATGTTTAAAAGGACAAAGGAGTTTACGCCTAATACTCGTAATTCTGAGATTTACTCAAAGCTTTATAATAAGGTATACCTAAAAATTTATCCTAGCCTTAAGAATTTATATAAGGACATTAAAGAGATAACAGGATATCCAAAATATTAA
- a CDS encoding thioesterase family protein, with translation MNFDALLKVGESLAKEYIVKPENTADFIGNKGVTTLSTPSMIGFMEDTATHVVIDYMPENYRPVGTKINVEHINPTPVNMNVTIKATLIAIEGSKLRYNVEAFNEEYKIGFGIYEQHVINLGDFLSKN, from the coding sequence ATGAATTTTGATGCTCTTTTGAAAGTTGGAGAAAGCCTTGCTAAGGAATATATAGTGAAGCCAGAAAATACAGCAGATTTTATTGGAAACAAAGGTGTCACTACGCTATCTACGCCTAGTATGATTGGATTTATGGAAGATACAGCTACACATGTAGTAATTGACTATATGCCTGAAAATTATAGACCTGTTGGTACCAAAATTAATGTTGAACATATAAATCCAACACCTGTTAATATGAACGTTACTATAAAAGCAACATTGATAGCAATTGAAGGCAGTAAGCTTCGTTATAATGTAGAAGCCTTCAATGAAGAATATAAAATAGGCTTTGGAATATATGAACAGCATGTGATTAACTTAGGAGATTTTTTAAGTAAAAATTAA
- a CDS encoding sensor histidine kinase yields the protein MINKNKLKKIATYFKSKKMETQLFINYIFFLIILIGIFILTMGSLLFYFSINYNDSTTNNSTALYIINQNYKDINVSNFIKHKGYVEVLDKNLVIVMENGSKHKIGFRYPVKYYEDMITNNLKDGYFYTSKYGDGKDFILITAMPDSIFDAYTWGLEHKDQIEEASNPKKTRFTFLTIFPFIIFIFLLSTMILYSKLTSRIFVKPLKKLLQGVNTIKNGEYSARVEINSLNEIGQLKDAFNSMAEKIQQEKLLKKKAENNRKRMILDISHDLKNPLTSILGYSEFLLENDDILPEDKNKLLKVINNNSRRANDLIQDLFEFSRVESTEYKLDIGKHDIGEFLRELIAGYVPMMDQVGVKYQFDITEDEVEVSFDRKNLDRALSNIILNSIKYNSPGITISIKLLISYSRVVIIIEDDGVGIPDEFEGDIFEPFVRVDATRNSKNGGTGLGLSISKAIIEKHGGSICLVQDIDKGCKFIIKL from the coding sequence ATGATTAATAAAAATAAATTAAAGAAAATAGCCACATACTTTAAAAGTAAAAAAATGGAAACGCAATTATTTATAAATTATATTTTCTTTCTGATTATTTTAATTGGGATCTTTATATTAACCATGGGATCACTACTATTCTATTTTTCTATTAATTATAATGATTCAACAACAAATAATAGTACAGCTTTATATATTATAAACCAAAATTATAAGGATATTAACGTTTCAAATTTTATAAAGCACAAGGGCTATGTGGAGGTACTTGATAAAAACCTAGTTATAGTTATGGAAAATGGAAGTAAACATAAAATCGGATTTAGATACCCCGTAAAATATTATGAAGATATGATTACTAATAATTTAAAGGATGGTTATTTTTATACTAGTAAATATGGAGATGGGAAAGATTTTATTTTAATTACGGCTATGCCTGACAGTATTTTTGATGCATATACCTGGGGACTTGAACATAAAGACCAAATAGAAGAAGCCAGTAACCCTAAAAAGACTAGATTTACTTTTTTAACGATATTTCCCTTTATAATATTTATATTTTTATTATCTACAATGATACTTTATTCAAAACTTACATCAAGGATTTTTGTTAAACCCTTAAAAAAACTTTTGCAAGGGGTTAATACTATAAAAAATGGCGAATATTCAGCCAGAGTTGAAATTAATTCTTTAAATGAAATAGGCCAACTAAAGGATGCTTTTAATTCCATGGCAGAAAAAATACAGCAAGAAAAATTACTAAAGAAAAAAGCAGAAAATAACAGAAAAAGAATGATTCTTGATATATCTCATGATTTAAAAAATCCATTAACAAGTATATTAGGATATTCAGAATTTTTATTGGAAAATGATGATATTTTACCAGAAGATAAAAATAAGTTGTTAAAAGTTATTAATAATAATAGTAGACGTGCAAATGATTTAATTCAAGATCTTTTTGAGTTTTCTCGTGTTGAAAGTACGGAATACAAATTAGATATAGGCAAACATGATATAGGTGAGTTTTTAAGAGAACTTATTGCAGGATATGTTCCAATGATGGATCAAGTGGGTGTGAAATACCAGTTTGATATCACCGAGGATGAAGTGGAGGTTTCATTTGATAGAAAAAACTTAGATAGGGCTTTAAGTAATATTATACTAAATAGTATTAAATATAATAGCCCCGGGATTACAATCAGCATCAAGCTTTTAATATCTTATAGCAGGGTTGTAATTATAATTGAGGATGATGGGGTAGGAATACCTGATGAATTTGAAGGGGATATTTTTGAACCTTTTGTTAGAGTAGATGCTACAAGAAACTCCAAAAATGGTGGTACAGGGCTTGGACTTTCCATATCAAAGGCTATAATCGAAAAGCATGGAGGAAGTATATGTTTAGTACAGGATATAGATAAAGGTTGCAAATTTATAATCAAATTATAG